Proteins encoded within one genomic window of Micromonospora halotolerans:
- a CDS encoding pirin family protein: MTATAPAPAVDVRRAGDRFFTRLSWLDSKHSFSFSRHYDPANTHHGLLLVNNDDVVRPGSGFETHPHQDMEIVTWVLRGSLVHQDSTGHSGVIYPGLAQRMSAGTGILHSEKNDSWRLENTAPHRDPVHFVQMWVLPDEEGIDPGYEQLEIGDELLRGGLVPVASGMDRYDGASAIRIRNRYATLHAARLGPGDTVNLPDAPFLHLYVPAGAVTLESAGRLDEGDAARITMAGGQRVTADEPAEILVWEMHATLA, from the coding sequence GTGACCGCCACGGCGCCCGCTCCGGCGGTGGACGTCCGCCGGGCGGGGGACCGCTTCTTCACCCGGTTGTCCTGGCTCGACTCCAAGCACTCCTTCTCGTTCTCCCGGCACTACGACCCGGCCAACACCCACCACGGGCTGCTGCTGGTCAACAACGACGACGTGGTGCGACCGGGCAGCGGCTTCGAGACCCACCCGCACCAGGACATGGAGATCGTCACCTGGGTGCTGCGCGGCTCGCTGGTCCACCAGGACTCCACCGGCCACTCCGGCGTCATCTACCCCGGCCTGGCCCAGCGGATGAGCGCCGGCACCGGCATCCTGCACTCGGAGAAGAACGACTCCTGGCGGCTGGAGAACACCGCCCCGCACCGGGACCCGGTGCACTTCGTGCAGATGTGGGTGCTCCCCGACGAGGAGGGCATCGACCCGGGCTACGAGCAGCTGGAGATCGGCGACGAACTGCTGCGGGGCGGCCTCGTGCCGGTCGCCTCCGGGATGGACCGGTACGACGGCGCCTCCGCCATCCGAATCCGCAACCGGTACGCCACCCTGCACGCCGCCCGCCTCGGTCCCGGCGACACGGTGAACCTGCCCGACGCGCCCTTCCTGCACCTCTACGTGCCCGCCGGCGCCGTGACCCTGGAGTCGGCCGGACGGCTCGACGAGGGCGACGCGGCCCGGATCACGATGGCCGGAGGTCAGCGGGTGACCGCCGACGAGCCGGCGGAGATCCTGGTCTGGGAGATGCACGCCACGCTCGCCTGA
- the gndA gene encoding NADP-dependent phosphogluconate dehydrogenase — protein sequence MAQQATAQIGVTGLAVMGRNLARNLARNGFTVALHNRSPERTRSLVAEHGDEGTFVPSESMADFVASLERPRAVIVMVKAGAPTDAVIDELVPLLEEGDIVVDCGNAHFADTRRREEALRGHGLHFVGTGVSGGEEGALRGPSIMPGGSAESYRKLGPIFEKIAAQVDGVPCCRHIGPDGAGHFVKMVHNGIEYADMQLIAEAYDLLRAGLSASPAEIAEIFREWNGGELESFLIEITADVLGHSDPATARPFVDVVLDQAEQKGTGRWTVQSALDLGIPITGIAEATFARSLSGHADQRAAARRAFPDAGEKWQVDDRDTFVEDVRRALLSSKIVAYAQGFDHIRAGSQEYDWDIDLGGMATIWRGGCIIRARFLDRIREAYDTERDLPTLLVAPWFADRVGAGVPAWRRVVADAARAGVPTPAFSSSLAYFDALRAERLPAALIQGLRDNFGAHTYHRVDREGTFHTLWAGDRSEVEA from the coding sequence ATGGCACAGCAGGCGACGGCGCAGATCGGGGTCACCGGTCTGGCGGTGATGGGCCGCAACCTGGCCCGGAACCTGGCCCGCAACGGCTTCACCGTGGCGCTGCACAACCGCTCGCCCGAACGCACCCGCAGCCTGGTCGCCGAGCACGGCGACGAGGGCACCTTCGTGCCGTCGGAATCCATGGCGGACTTCGTCGCCTCGCTGGAGCGCCCCCGCGCCGTGATCGTCATGGTGAAGGCGGGCGCCCCCACCGACGCGGTGATCGACGAGCTGGTCCCGCTGCTGGAGGAGGGGGACATCGTCGTCGACTGCGGCAACGCGCACTTCGCCGACACCCGCCGCCGGGAGGAGGCGCTGCGCGGGCACGGGCTGCACTTCGTCGGCACCGGCGTCTCCGGGGGCGAGGAGGGCGCGCTGCGCGGGCCCAGCATCATGCCGGGCGGCTCGGCCGAGTCCTACCGGAAGCTCGGCCCCATCTTCGAGAAGATCGCGGCCCAGGTGGACGGCGTCCCGTGCTGCCGGCACATCGGCCCGGACGGCGCCGGCCACTTCGTGAAGATGGTCCACAACGGCATCGAGTACGCGGACATGCAGCTCATCGCCGAGGCGTACGACCTGCTGCGGGCCGGCCTGTCGGCGAGCCCCGCGGAGATCGCCGAGATCTTCCGGGAGTGGAACGGCGGCGAGCTGGAGTCCTTCCTCATCGAGATCACCGCCGACGTGCTCGGGCACAGCGACCCGGCGACCGCCCGGCCCTTCGTGGACGTGGTGCTCGACCAGGCCGAGCAGAAGGGCACCGGCCGGTGGACCGTGCAGAGCGCGCTGGACCTCGGCATCCCGATCACCGGCATCGCCGAGGCCACCTTCGCCCGGTCGCTCTCGGGGCACGCCGACCAGCGCGCCGCCGCCCGCCGCGCGTTTCCCGACGCGGGCGAGAAGTGGCAGGTGGACGACCGGGACACCTTCGTCGAGGACGTCCGGCGGGCGCTGCTGTCCAGCAAGATCGTCGCGTACGCGCAGGGCTTCGACCACATCCGCGCCGGCAGCCAGGAGTACGACTGGGACATCGACCTGGGCGGCATGGCCACCATCTGGCGGGGCGGCTGCATCATCCGGGCCCGCTTCCTGGACCGGATCCGGGAGGCGTACGACACCGAACGGGACCTGCCCACGCTGCTGGTCGCCCCCTGGTTCGCCGACCGGGTGGGCGCCGGTGTTCCGGCCTGGCGGCGGGTGGTGGCCGACGCGGCCCGGGCGGGCGTGCCCACCCCGGCCTTCTCGTCGTCGCTGGCGTACTTCGACGCGCTGCGCGCCGAGCGGCTGCCGGCCGCGCTCATCCAGGGGCTGCGGGACAACTTCGGCGCGCACACCTACCACCGGGTGGACCGGGAGGGCACGTTCCACACCCTGTGGGCGGGCGACCGCTCCGAAGTGGAGGCGTGA
- a CDS encoding sensor histidine kinase has translation MSAALDIRARWRGVASSLAGAALFAFGLAELYVPLAGYVEGQGPDLAALSAGWLAVLTVLLVGYGLAVAGCTSYPRAAAVVAGVCFTAQSFTPVLPEWPVVPLLALVAATFGCVAVGGRAAPTVAVASYLLPLGIENAVAGDSDWIFILFVGLAVLGPGYAVRMRRAQAARLVALAAEREAAARTDERLRVARELHDIVSHGVSVMVLQAAAAQAVLDSDAGAARASLDAVQEVGRDVVTELRRLLVILRGADTAPEGLPSLRRIDALTAGVGLAGGRVDVTVSGDLDTIPAAADVSGYRILQEALTNAARHAPGATVRVSIEVAGDAVRLQVADDGTGPARRSAGTGHGLTGIRERVELFGGSVSAGRRPQGGFEVRVTLPFDAEASAGALATAGVTG, from the coding sequence ATGTCTGCCGCCCTCGACATCCGGGCCCGGTGGCGCGGCGTGGCCAGCTCGCTCGCCGGAGCCGCGCTGTTCGCGTTCGGCCTGGCCGAGCTGTACGTCCCGCTGGCCGGCTACGTCGAAGGTCAGGGGCCGGACCTCGCCGCGCTCTCCGCCGGCTGGCTCGCCGTCCTCACCGTGCTGCTGGTCGGCTACGGCCTCGCGGTGGCCGGCTGCACGTCGTACCCCCGGGCGGCCGCCGTCGTCGCCGGCGTCTGTTTCACCGCGCAGAGCTTCACCCCCGTCCTGCCGGAGTGGCCGGTCGTGCCGCTGCTGGCGCTTGTCGCCGCCACCTTCGGCTGTGTCGCGGTGGGTGGCCGGGCCGCTCCCACGGTCGCCGTGGCCAGTTACCTCCTCCCGCTCGGGATCGAGAACGCCGTGGCCGGTGACTCCGACTGGATCTTCATCCTGTTCGTGGGGCTCGCCGTGCTGGGTCCCGGGTACGCCGTGCGGATGCGGCGGGCGCAGGCGGCCCGGCTGGTGGCGCTGGCCGCCGAGCGGGAGGCCGCCGCCCGGACGGACGAGCGGCTGCGGGTGGCCCGGGAGCTGCACGACATCGTGTCGCACGGGGTGTCGGTGATGGTGCTGCAGGCCGCGGCGGCGCAGGCCGTGCTCGACTCGGACGCGGGTGCGGCCCGCGCGTCCCTCGACGCGGTGCAGGAGGTCGGGCGGGACGTGGTCACCGAGCTGCGCCGGCTGCTGGTCATCCTTCGCGGCGCGGACACGGCCCCGGAGGGACTGCCGTCGTTGCGGCGGATCGACGCGCTGACCGCCGGGGTGGGCCTCGCCGGCGGGCGGGTGGACGTGACCGTCTCGGGGGACCTCGACACGATCCCCGCCGCCGCCGACGTCAGCGGTTACCGGATCCTCCAGGAGGCGCTGACCAACGCCGCCCGGCACGCGCCGGGCGCGACCGTCCGCGTCTCGATCGAGGTCGCCGGTGACGCCGTCCGGCTGCAGGTGGCCGACGACGGGACCGGCCCGGCCCGGCGGAGCGCCGGCACCGGGCACGGCCTGACCGGCATCCGGGAGCGGGTGGAGCTGTTCGGCGGTTCGGTCAGCGCCGGTCGCCGCCCGCAGGGCGGCTTCGAGGTACGCGTCACGCTGCCCTTCGACGCCGAGGCGTCGGCCGGCGCACTGGCCACTGCGGGGGTCACCGGATGA
- a CDS encoding response regulator transcription factor, which yields MTRVLIADDEALVRGGLRMILTAQPDLEVVADAADGEEAVQLATRFAPDVVLMDIHMAPLDGIAATERILAARGETRIIMLTTFDLDEYVYRALRAGASGFMLKTTPPRELAEAVRTAARGDALLSPSITRRLIDHYTATASVVAHPGLAELTARETEVLRMMALGLSNREIADQLFVGEATVKTHVNRIFAKLGVRDRVQAVVLAYRSGLAQLRR from the coding sequence ATGACCCGGGTCCTCATCGCCGACGACGAGGCGCTGGTGCGCGGTGGCCTCCGCATGATCCTCACGGCGCAGCCGGACCTCGAGGTGGTCGCCGACGCCGCCGACGGCGAGGAAGCCGTGCAGTTGGCAACCCGCTTCGCGCCCGACGTCGTGCTGATGGACATCCACATGGCGCCGTTGGACGGGATCGCCGCGACCGAGCGGATCCTGGCGGCACGCGGCGAGACCCGGATCATCATGCTGACCACCTTCGACCTCGACGAGTACGTCTACCGGGCGCTGCGGGCCGGCGCCTCCGGGTTCATGCTCAAGACCACTCCGCCCCGGGAACTGGCCGAGGCGGTGCGGACCGCGGCCCGGGGCGACGCCCTGCTCTCCCCGTCGATCACCCGTCGCCTGATCGACCACTACACCGCGACCGCGTCGGTGGTGGCCCACCCGGGCCTCGCCGAGTTGACCGCGCGGGAGACCGAGGTGCTGCGGATGATGGCGCTCGGCCTGTCGAACCGGGAGATCGCCGACCAGCTCTTCGTCGGCGAGGCGACCGTGAAGACGCACGTGAACCGCATCTTCGCGAAGCTCGGGGTGCGGGACCGGGTGCAGGCGGTGGTGCTGGCGTACCGGAGTGGGCTGGCCCAGCTCCGGAGGTAG
- a CDS encoding energy-coupling factor transporter transmembrane component T family protein, giving the protein MISVEPVAAAGAPLARRNPVAKLAAALVFTLILVATLDPVAPAIAIAVELAVLPLFGVRYRVLARRAWPLLAGAGGILVTLVLFAADRSGRVLVEAGPVLVTESVLVTALGLVLRMLAVALPGILVFATTDPTDLADALIQNAKAPARFAIGALAAFRLVPLLEEEWRMISLARRARGVDAGRNPVAKLRLFGSTAFALLVGAIRRGTRLAVAMDARGFDAGTPRTVARRQRFTRADALLVAGAAVAAGAALTVSVVLGTFRPLIG; this is encoded by the coding sequence GTGATCAGCGTGGAGCCGGTCGCCGCGGCCGGGGCGCCGCTGGCGCGGCGCAACCCGGTGGCGAAGCTGGCCGCCGCGCTGGTCTTCACCCTGATCCTGGTGGCCACCCTCGACCCGGTGGCCCCGGCCATCGCGATCGCCGTCGAGCTGGCGGTGCTGCCGCTGTTCGGCGTCCGCTACCGGGTGCTCGCCCGGCGGGCCTGGCCGCTGCTGGCCGGCGCCGGCGGCATCCTGGTCACGCTGGTGCTCTTCGCCGCCGACCGCTCCGGCCGGGTGCTGGTCGAGGCCGGCCCGGTCCTGGTCACCGAGAGCGTGCTGGTCACCGCGCTGGGCCTGGTGCTGCGGATGCTCGCCGTGGCGCTGCCCGGGATCCTCGTCTTCGCGACCACCGACCCCACCGACCTGGCCGACGCGCTGATCCAGAACGCGAAGGCGCCCGCCCGGTTCGCCATCGGCGCGCTGGCCGCGTTCCGGCTGGTGCCGCTGCTGGAGGAGGAGTGGCGGATGATCAGCCTGGCCCGCCGGGCCCGGGGCGTGGACGCCGGCCGCAACCCGGTGGCCAAGCTGCGGCTGTTCGGGTCGACGGCGTTCGCGCTGCTGGTCGGGGCGATCCGGCGGGGCACCCGGCTGGCCGTCGCCATGGACGCCCGGGGCTTCGACGCCGGCACCCCGCGCACGGTCGCCCGGCGGCAGCGCTTCACCCGGGCGGACGCCCTGCTGGTCGCCGGCGCGGCGGTGGCCGCCGGTGCGGCGCTGACGGTCAGCGTGGTGCTCGGCACGTTCCGCCCGCTGATCGGCTGA
- a CDS encoding ABC transporter ATP-binding protein: MGAVELRGFGWRHAGRKGWAVRGVDLRVEAGERVLLLGASGAGKSTLLAALAGLLPEDSGEQEGTVEIDGLDPRKARERVGIVFQDPETQLVMARCGDDVAFGLENRGVPADEIWPRVDEALRRVGFPYDRDRPTAALSGGEQQRLALAGTLALRPGLLLLDEPTANLDPAGADLIRRAVADALDPDTTLILVEHRVAEALPLVDRVVVLEPGGGVRADGPPEAVFAAHGDALAAAGVWVPGRTVPPRHATTPPGEVLLTADQLGLPPRLAPTDLRVRAGEALAVLGPNGAGKSTLALLLGGLLRPGTGTVTATAALAGRDARTPPHRWRAPALAGRIGSVFQDPEHQFVTATVRDELALGPRRTGRTEAAVTATVDALLERLRLDRLAGANPYTLSGGEARRLSVATALATAPRLLICDEPTFGQDRRTWRELVDLLADLRDAGHGVVAVTHDADFVAALADRTVTLERR; encoded by the coding sequence GTGGGTGCCGTGGAACTGCGGGGGTTCGGGTGGCGGCACGCCGGGCGGAAGGGCTGGGCGGTGCGGGGGGTGGACCTGCGCGTCGAGGCCGGGGAACGGGTGTTGCTGCTCGGGGCGTCGGGGGCGGGCAAGAGCACGCTGCTTGCCGCGCTGGCCGGGCTGCTGCCCGAGGACTCCGGCGAGCAGGAGGGCACCGTCGAGATCGACGGGCTCGACCCGCGCAAGGCCCGGGAGCGGGTCGGCATCGTCTTCCAGGACCCGGAGACCCAGCTCGTGATGGCCCGCTGCGGCGACGACGTCGCGTTCGGGCTGGAGAACCGGGGGGTGCCGGCCGACGAGATCTGGCCCCGCGTGGACGAGGCGCTGCGCCGGGTCGGCTTCCCGTACGACCGGGACCGGCCCACCGCGGCGCTGAGCGGGGGCGAGCAGCAGCGGCTGGCGCTGGCCGGGACGCTCGCCCTGCGGCCGGGGCTCCTGCTGCTCGACGAGCCGACCGCCAACCTCGACCCGGCCGGCGCCGACCTGATCCGGCGGGCCGTCGCGGACGCCCTCGACCCGGACACCACGCTGATCCTCGTCGAGCACCGGGTCGCCGAGGCGCTGCCGCTGGTCGACCGGGTGGTCGTGCTGGAGCCCGGCGGCGGGGTACGCGCCGACGGGCCGCCCGAGGCGGTCTTCGCCGCGCACGGCGACGCCCTCGCCGCCGCCGGGGTCTGGGTGCCGGGCCGCACCGTGCCGCCCCGGCACGCCACCACCCCACCCGGGGAGGTGCTGCTCACCGCCGACCAGCTCGGCCTGCCGCCCCGGCTGGCCCCCACCGACCTTCGGGTACGCGCCGGCGAGGCGCTGGCCGTTCTCGGTCCCAACGGCGCCGGCAAGTCCACCCTGGCCCTGCTCCTCGGCGGCCTGCTCCGCCCCGGCACCGGTACGGTCACCGCCACCGCCGCCCTCGCCGGCCGGGACGCGCGCACTCCCCCGCACCGCTGGCGGGCGCCCGCCCTGGCCGGCCGGATCGGCTCGGTCTTCCAGGACCCGGAACACCAGTTCGTGACCGCCACCGTCCGCGACGAGCTGGCGCTGGGCCCGCGCCGCACCGGGCGGACCGAGGCGGCCGTGACGGCCACCGTGGACGCGCTGCTGGAGCGCCTGCGGCTGGACCGGCTGGCCGGCGCCAACCCGTACACCCTCTCGGGCGGGGAGGCGCGGCGGCTGAGCGTGGCGACGGCCCTGGCCACCGCGCCCCGCCTGCTGATCTGCGACGAACCCACCTTCGGCCAGGACCGGCGGACCTGGCGGGAACTGGTCGACCTGCTCGCCGACCTGCGCGACGCCGGCCACGGCGTCGTCGCCGTCACCCACGACGCGGACTTCGTCGCCGCGCTGGCCGACCGGACCGTCACCCTGGAGCGCCGATGA
- a CDS encoding ECF transporter S component produces MNHTDSNRWRTVDIVVASVIAVAFGVIFWAWGLVWSATDAAFAFFPPAQTLIYGVWLVPAVLGGLVIRKPGASLYCELLAAVVSALLGSQWGGIVIVQGLMQGVGAELAFAAFRYRAYRLPVALLAGALTGLTAAIFDFVYWNKAYDLVDYRLPYALLTIVSATVIAGAGAWFLTRALANTGALDRFPAGRDRALV; encoded by the coding sequence ATGAACCACACCGACAGCAACCGCTGGCGCACCGTCGACATCGTCGTCGCCTCGGTGATCGCCGTCGCCTTCGGCGTCATCTTCTGGGCCTGGGGCCTGGTCTGGAGCGCCACGGACGCCGCCTTCGCCTTCTTCCCGCCCGCGCAGACGCTGATCTACGGCGTCTGGCTGGTGCCGGCCGTGCTCGGCGGCCTGGTCATCCGCAAGCCCGGTGCCTCGCTCTACTGCGAGCTGCTGGCGGCGGTCGTCTCCGCGCTGCTGGGCAGCCAGTGGGGCGGCATCGTCATCGTGCAGGGCCTGATGCAGGGCGTGGGCGCCGAGCTGGCCTTCGCGGCGTTCCGCTACCGCGCGTACCGGCTGCCGGTCGCCCTGCTGGCCGGCGCGCTGACCGGCCTGACCGCGGCGATCTTCGACTTCGTCTACTGGAACAAGGCCTACGACCTGGTCGACTACCGCCTGCCGTACGCCCTGCTGACCATCGTCAGCGCCACGGTGATCGCCGGCGCCGGCGCGTGGTTCCTCACCCGCGCCCTGGCCAACACGGGCGCCCTGGACCGCTTCCCCGCCGGCCGCGACCGAGCCCTGGTCTAA
- a CDS encoding alpha/beta fold hydrolase — MRVEARGLTFEVRTGGPEGGDPVLLLHGFPQHAGEWDEVTPALHAAGLRTYALDQRGYSPGARPADVGAYRIPELVADAAAVLDALGVTAAHLVGHDWGAIVAWGLAAAHPERVRTLTAVSVPHPAAMGHALATDPRQKARSSYIALFRMPGKAEKVLLAFRAAALRRMLGGVGDADRVARYADPMREPGALTAALNWYRAMTGADMKAVGPVGVPTTFVWSEGDVAIGRTAAEACAAHVTGDYRFVVLPGVTHWIPDEAPGPLAAAVLARVGR; from the coding sequence ATGCGGGTCGAGGCGCGAGGGCTGACGTTCGAGGTACGCACCGGCGGCCCCGAGGGCGGTGACCCCGTCCTGCTGCTGCACGGCTTTCCGCAGCACGCCGGCGAGTGGGACGAGGTGACCCCCGCGCTGCACGCCGCCGGGCTGCGCACGTACGCGCTCGACCAGCGCGGGTACTCGCCCGGCGCCCGGCCGGCGGACGTCGGGGCGTACCGGATCCCGGAGCTGGTGGCCGACGCGGCCGCCGTGCTCGACGCGCTCGGGGTGACCGCCGCGCACCTGGTCGGCCACGACTGGGGCGCGATCGTGGCGTGGGGCCTGGCGGCGGCGCACCCGGAGCGGGTCCGCACGCTGACGGCGGTGTCGGTGCCGCACCCGGCGGCCATGGGGCACGCGCTCGCCACCGACCCGCGGCAGAAGGCCCGCTCGTCCTACATCGCGCTGTTCCGCATGCCGGGCAAGGCGGAGAAGGTGCTGCTGGCGTTCCGCGCGGCGGCCCTGCGCCGGATGCTCGGCGGGGTGGGCGACGCCGACCGGGTGGCCCGCTACGCCGACCCGATGCGCGAGCCCGGCGCGCTGACCGCGGCGCTGAACTGGTACCGGGCCATGACCGGAGCGGACATGAAGGCCGTCGGGCCGGTGGGTGTGCCCACGACGTTCGTGTGGAGCGAAGGGGACGTGGCGATCGGCCGCACCGCCGCCGAGGCGTGCGCCGCCCACGTCACCGGCGACTACCGCTTCGTGGTGCTGCCCGGCGTCACCCACTGGATCCCGGACGAGGCGCCCGGCCCGCTGGCCGCGGCCGTGCTCGCCCGCGTCGGCCGATGA
- a CDS encoding aminoglycoside N(3)-acetyltransferase — protein sequence MTPSPARPHTRASLAAQLRDLGVRPGGTVLVHASLRPLGFLCGGPEAVLLALRDVLGPAGTVVVPAHTPDNSDPAEWSNPPVPADWWPVIRDGMPGFDPAVTPSRFMGALAELVRTWPGALRSDHPYVSFAALGPAAAGIVADHGRADMLGEASPLARLYDLDADVLLLGVDHGSNTSLHLAEYRQPAPPRQRCGAAVLTADGGREWVWWDDVRLDEECFARLGADLEATGAVRLGPVGDGTGRLMRQRAAVDFAVEWLARPRGTEEA from the coding sequence ATGACACCGAGCCCCGCCCGGCCGCACACCCGGGCGTCGCTCGCCGCCCAGCTCCGCGACCTCGGCGTACGCCCCGGCGGGACCGTGCTCGTGCACGCCTCCCTGCGCCCGCTGGGCTTCCTCTGCGGCGGCCCCGAGGCGGTGCTGCTGGCCCTGCGCGACGTGCTCGGCCCGGCCGGCACGGTGGTGGTGCCCGCCCACACGCCGGACAACAGCGACCCGGCCGAGTGGAGCAACCCGCCGGTGCCGGCGGACTGGTGGCCGGTGATCCGGGACGGGATGCCCGGCTTCGACCCGGCGGTGACGCCGAGCCGCTTCATGGGCGCGCTGGCCGAGCTGGTCCGCACCTGGCCGGGGGCGCTGCGCAGCGACCACCCGTACGTCTCGTTCGCCGCGCTCGGGCCGGCCGCCGCAGGGATCGTCGCCGACCACGGGCGGGCCGACATGCTGGGTGAGGCCTCCCCGCTGGCCCGCCTCTACGACCTCGACGCCGACGTGCTGCTGCTCGGCGTGGACCACGGCAGCAACACGTCCCTGCACCTGGCGGAGTACCGGCAACCGGCGCCGCCCCGGCAGCGCTGCGGCGCGGCCGTGCTGACCGCCGACGGCGGCCGGGAGTGGGTGTGGTGGGACGACGTGCGCCTGGACGAGGAGTGTTTCGCCCGGCTCGGCGCCGACCTGGAGGCCACCGGCGCGGTGCGGCTCGGGCCGGTCGGCGACGGGACGGGCCGGTTGATGAGGCAGCGGGCGGCGGTCGACTTCGCGGTGGAGTGGCTGGCCCGACCCCGAGGGACGGAGGAAGCATGA
- a CDS encoding SIS domain-containing protein, with the protein MSAEAYLAIVTETIGRVAADQRENVARAADLITASLRADGVVHAFGTGHSEALAMEVAGRAGGLVPTNRIALRDLVLHGGEPADVLGPKLEREPAVAHRLYELAPVRPQDVFVLASNSGVNGAMVEFAAIVKERGHGLVAITSVQHSARMTSRHPSGRKLADFADVVLDNGAPYGDATLPLPGGGAVGAVSSITAALLAQQIVAEVVARLLAAGEQPPVYLSANITGGDEHNAELEARYAGRIRRGS; encoded by the coding sequence GTGAGCGCCGAGGCGTACCTGGCGATCGTGACCGAGACGATCGGCCGGGTCGCCGCCGACCAGCGGGAGAACGTGGCCCGGGCGGCGGATCTGATCACCGCGTCGCTGCGCGCCGACGGGGTGGTGCACGCGTTCGGCACCGGCCACTCGGAGGCCCTCGCCATGGAGGTCGCCGGCCGGGCCGGCGGGCTGGTCCCCACCAACCGGATCGCGCTGCGCGACCTGGTGCTGCACGGCGGCGAGCCGGCCGACGTGCTCGGCCCGAAGCTGGAACGCGAGCCGGCCGTGGCGCACCGCCTCTACGAGCTGGCTCCGGTCCGGCCGCAGGACGTGTTCGTGCTCGCCTCCAACTCGGGGGTGAACGGGGCGATGGTCGAGTTCGCCGCCATCGTGAAGGAGCGCGGGCACGGGCTGGTGGCGATCACGTCGGTGCAGCACTCGGCCCGGATGACGTCCCGCCACCCGTCCGGGCGCAAGCTCGCCGACTTCGCCGACGTCGTGCTGGACAACGGCGCCCCGTACGGCGACGCCACCCTGCCGCTGCCCGGCGGTGGCGCGGTCGGCGCGGTCTCGTCGATCACCGCCGCGCTGCTGGCGCAGCAGATCGTCGCCGAGGTGGTCGCCCGGCTGCTCGCGGCGGGGGAGCAGCCCCCGGTCTACCTGTCCGCCAACATCACCGGCGGCGACGAGCACAACGCCGAGCTGGAGGCGCGGTACGCGGGCCGCATCCGCCGCGGATCCTGA
- a CDS encoding DUF6328 family protein, translating to MSKETEKQRWQRNFADLLQELRVAQTGVQILFAFLLTLPFSNGFTRTTEFQRDVYIVALLAAAAATAMIISPVAFHRALFRQGRKPELVRFAHRMASGGLGFMLISMVSAVLLITDFVLDRPIAFLLSTITGLWFLTFWVILPFARRNWGDDDIDDEDDDPRSLAGD from the coding sequence GTGTCGAAGGAAACCGAGAAGCAGCGCTGGCAGCGCAACTTCGCCGATCTGCTCCAGGAGCTGCGGGTGGCGCAGACCGGGGTGCAGATCCTGTTCGCCTTCCTGCTGACCCTGCCGTTCAGCAACGGTTTCACCCGGACCACCGAGTTCCAGCGGGACGTCTACATCGTCGCGCTGCTGGCCGCCGCCGCGGCCACCGCGATGATCATTTCGCCGGTCGCCTTCCACCGGGCGCTGTTCCGCCAGGGCCGCAAGCCGGAACTGGTCCGGTTCGCGCACCGGATGGCCAGCGGCGGCCTCGGCTTCATGCTGATCTCGATGGTCAGCGCGGTCCTGCTGATCACCGACTTCGTGCTGGACCGCCCGATCGCGTTCCTGCTCAGCACGATCACCGGGCTCTGGTTCCTGACCTTCTGGGTGATCCTGCCGTTCGCCCGGCGCAACTGGGGTGACGACGACATCGACGACGAGGACGACGATCCGCGGTCGCTGGCCGGCGACTGA